AACCCAAGTCTGTGAAGCAATGCCTGGGGACGAGGTTCTGGAAGAAGCTCAAATACTCTTCAGTGCTCTAGCAGACAAGTCACGACTAAAAATCCTCTATGCCCTCAGTAATAATCAAGAGCTTTGCGTCTGTGACGTAGCATCAATGCTTGGGGTTAAGGTAGCAGTTGCCTCCCACCATCTGCGAAAACTGCGAGACCTCAAGATACTCAAGTACAGAAATGATGGCAAACTTGCCTACTACTCACTAAAAGACCAACGTATTGTAGAAGTTCTCTATTATGCACTCGGGCAAATAGCAGG
This window of the Chroococcidiopsis sp. CCMEE 29 genome carries:
- a CDS encoding metalloregulator ArsR/SmtB family transcription factor translates to MTKPKPDDVCQVRCFNIDLVTQVCEAMPGDEVLEEAQILFSALADKSRLKILYALSNNQELCVCDVASMLGVKVAVASHHLRKLRDLKILKYRNDGKLAYYSLKDQRIVEVLYYALGQIAG